In Leptospiraceae bacterium, the genomic window CTTTGACAAATATCTGCATTCTGTCTGGGTCTATTTGATTGACCTTTAACTTAGCTGCTTCACTGACTCGAAGTCCTGCTGAATAGATGAGAGTGAGTATAGTCTTGTGCTTTATATTCCAGGTTAAATTCAAAATAGCCTCCACTTCTGATTTACTTAACACAACCGGTTTACTCTTGGGACGTTTGTATTTAGCAATATCTTTCACAACCCATTCTGCATTAATCACATAGATGTAAAAAAATCGTATCGCACTATGGACAACATTCAATGTATTAGCGGATAATTGTTTATTAACTCTTAAATGGTAAAGATAATTCTTTACTTCTTCTCGATTTATTTTATCTGGAGATTTTTTGTAATACTTTGCCAGATAATTTACATACGAAACGTAACTCTTTATCGTTTTTTCGCTCATGGTCTTGAGCTTTAATTCTCGAATCATTTTCTCTCTCAGCAGGCTCATGGAATTCCTCCAAATTGTATTTGAGCCATGTATCTTATTTTTGATTATAAGTACCAGAAATATATTTTGATAAGGTACATAATCCTAAATTAATTTTCTTTACATTCTTCCGTATCGTGGTTGCATTATATTTATCTCGACAACTACCGCAACGCGGTTTTGTTCAACTACGCGTATCTGCTGCGGTAACTCACTAGCTCGGATGACGTGAGTCACCTTGCTCCGAGTCTGACTTTATAGTGTAGAAAGATTTTTTAGTTTTAAGTAGTATCCGCAAAAAATACGCCTTCGCTACAGTCACGGAAAATTGCAAGAAGGCGCAATTTCCGCGCCTTACGCTCAGTCATATTTTGTTGCATGTAATTGTAGACTCGGAGACATGCTAAGAAGCACGTCAGATATGCTTAACGTTAGTTGCCATTTCGGCAATTAAAAAGGAAGGAAATAAAATGAATATAGGTGAAGAGGTTGTAGGTTCATATCTACAATATATTAAAAATTGTGAATTTATTCAAAAAAATTTATATACTCCCGATATCCAAGGGGAAATTGATGTCGTTGGAATTGATGTAAATAAAAAGGTTATTTATGTATGTGAAGTCGCAATACATTTAATTACAGGTTTGCAGTATACAAAAGAAAAAAGACCAAATAATGTAAATAAGCTAATTGAAAAATTTTCAAAAGATATTGAATATACGAATAAGTATTTTAGTGATTATACCAAAATATTTATGTTTTGGTCCCCGATAGTAAAGAATCAATCGAGTGATTCAAAGTATAATCAGATGAATGACATACTTGAAATAAAAAATATTATAAAGCAAAAATACAAGGTGGAAGTTGAAGTAATAATAAACGAAAAATTTTTGGAATGTTTGAAGGAGTTGAGAGAATATGCTAAAACAGAAACAAAAGATATTAAATCGCCTATTATAAGATTGTATCAAATTGAAGAGTATACGAAAAAGCATATTGAAAAATTAAAATAAAATTTCCAGTGAGAGATTGTCAAGTTCTAGAGTAAATAGCAAAATTATAAACTCAGAGTTATTCTATTTGACAATATAATTATTTTGTAATTATATGATACTTATGAACTTGAATTTCTCATGGGATAAAAATAAGAATACAATAAATAAAAATAAACATAAAATTTCCTTTGAAGAAGCGGAAACTGCTTTTTACGATGAACGAGCAAAATTAATTCCAGACCCCGACCATTCTCAAAATGAAGAAAGATTTGTTTTACTTGGTATGAGTTTTAATTTGAATCTTTTAGTTGTTATTCATACATTTTTAGAAAAAGTCGGAGTAATCAGAATTATATCAGCTCGAAAAGCTACAAAAAAAGAAAGTAATAAATACAATAAAGGAGACGAATAAATATGAGAAAAGAATATGATTTTACTAACGCTAAAAAAAATCCCTATGCAAGTAAATTAAAAAAGCAAATTACTATTAGAATTGATGAAAATACAATTAAATATTTTAAAGAAGTAGCTGGGAATACCGGAATTTCTTATCAAAATCTTATTAATTTGTATTTATATGAATGTGCTACAAATAAAAAGAAATTAGAATTAAGATGGAATTAGTCGGAGTCCTGCCGAAACAGCAACTAACTGCGAGTATCCACTACGGAGGTGAACTATATTCGGAAGCTGTTCACCTCCTTGCTCCAAGCCGGTTTAACTGTGGCAGTTGAACTTTGTAGTAAATTTGTTGAACTCATGCAAGTCCCGTGCCTTCTTTCCGGTCACAAAACTTGCAAGAGAATAATGCAAGTTTTGCGCCCTACACTCAGTCACGGGACTTGCTAGTAATAGTTCGGCTTGGAGACATGACTTTGAAACTCAAAAGGTGCTACCGCACTTTCGAGTTTCAAAGTCACGTCGGATACTCTTAACGTTATGCGCAATGCCTCGCTATATTTCATTTAGTTAATCCAACAGATTGTAGAAGAATGGAAAAAGATTGTTTTTTATGGCTGGATTCGAAAAATAATGTGAAACGCAGGATTTACGATTGTTTTAAATAAAATTGAAAGGAGTTCTGATTTTGGACTTTTATTATGAGAAATACAGATTAGAAATTTGAAAGACGTAGTAATTACTTTTAAGATGACGGAAATAGATTTTGCAATATTGAAAAGGATTAGCTTTTAAATATAAGCTGGATAATAAGAATTATCCGAGACTCTTTTGGTATTTTAAGAACTGCTTTGTATCTTTAAGTTTAAAAATTAAATAAAAATATAAGAATAAAAATATTAAATATAAGCTGGATAATAAGAATTATCCGAAACTTTATTGGTATTTTAAGAATTACTATTAGAATCAAAAAAGTTGCACTTTTGGTTTAAGTATGACTGAATAGAATTCTTCAATTGACTTTCTATTTATAAGTTTGCCCGCATAGAATTATGAAACATTTTTTGATTCTAAGCCTTCCTATTTATTTGTAGAAAGAAATTTTCAAGAATCGCATTAACTTAAAGTTTTTTTAGTTGAAGTTTTTTATCATAGGTAAACATATAGTAAACGCGTGGACGGAAATTACTTGCTAGATTTTATCGAGTTACGAGTTTAGTTCTTGTCAGATTTTATCGGAGTTCATACGGCCAAAAGCGCATAACTGCGAGTATCCACTTCGGAGACTGCACTATGTTCGGAAGCTGTTCACCCCTTGCTCCAAGCCGGCTTAGTTGTATTAGCCACACTTTTAGTATATTTGTTGAACTTACGCAAGTCCAGTGCCTTCATTCCGGTCACAAAACTTGCAAGAGAATAATGCAAGTTTTGCGCCCTACACTCAGTCACGGGACTTGCTAGTATATGGTGGCTTGGAGACATGACTTTGAAACTCAAAAGGTGCTACCGCACTTTCGAGTTTCAAAGTCACGTCGGATACTCTTAACGTTATGCGCAATGCCTCGCTATATTTCATTTAGTTAATCCAACAGATTGTAGAAGAATGGAAAAAGATTGTTTTTTATGGCTGGATTCGAAAAATAATGTGAAACGCAGGATTTACGATTGTTCTAAATAAAATTGAAAGGAGTTCTGATTTTGGACTTTTATTATGAGAAATACAGATTAGAAATTTGAAAGACGTAGTAATTACTTTTAAGATGACGGAAATAGATTTTGCAATATTGAAAAGGATTAGCTTTTAAATTTAAGCTGGATAATAAGAATTATCCGAGACTCTTTTGGTATTTTAAGAACTGCTTTGTATCTTTAAGTTTAAAAATTAAATAAAAATATAAGAATAAAAATATTAAATATAAGCTGGATAATAAGAATTATCCGAAACTTTATTGGTATTTTAAGAATTACTATTAGAATCAAACAAGTTGCACTTTTGGTTTAAGTATGACTGAATAGAATTCTTCAATTGACTTTCTATTTATAAGTTTGCCCGCATAGAATTATGAAACATTTTTTTGATTCTAAGCCTTCCTATTTATTTGTAGAAAGAAATTTTCAAGAATCGCATTAACTTAAAGTTTTTTTAGTTGAAGTTTTTTATCATAGGTAAACATATAGTAAACGCGTGGACGGAAATTACTTGCTAGATTTTATCGAGTTACGAGTTTAGTTCTTGTCAGATTTTATCGGAGTCGTACGAGGCAAAGCGCATAACTGCGAGTATCCACTGCGGTAACGGACTATATCGGAAGCTGTCCGTCACCTTGCTCCAAGCCGGCATAGTTGTATTAGCCACACTTTGTAGTATTTTTGTTGAACTTACGCAAGTCCAGTGCCTTCGTTCCGGTCACAAAACTTGCAGAGAAGATAATGCAAGTTTTGCGCCCTACACTCAGTCACGGGACTTGCTAGTATTAGTACGGCTTGGAGACATGACTTTGAAACTCAAAAGGTGCTACCGCACTTTCGAGTTTCAAAGTCACGTCGGATACTCTTTACGTTAGGCGACATTTTATTTTCGACCACGCTTTTGAAGGAACTGACTTTGGGATTTTGAGTAATAGGTTTCCTCGACCTCGTGTCTCGGAAAGACTAAAAGATTTTTCTCCGAATTTAAGGCATTGATCCATAAAAATAATGAAATCTAGCTTCAGTTTCGGTTGTAATGGTTTTGAAAATAGGGATTCTTTAATATAAAAACAAGAAATCAATAGACATATTTTTATTGCATAAATAAACCTTTTCTAAAAGTATTTATTTAAATGGACATAATTGCAAAAATAACTGGCATTGAGTATAAAATTCATGTGAAGGAAGAACTAAAAATATTTAGTTTATCTGAATTTGATATTAATGCGCTGCCTGCTAGCTTTATTTTAGCAGATAAAAATTCTACTTTTGCAATCAGCAAATGGGTTTCACCTAAAAGAACTCGCTCTTATCCGTATGAAAGAGTTTATAACACTTTAAGTTCAACAAAGAAAATCACTATTATCCCCATCGTAAAAGATGAAGGTTTTGCAGGCGATCGTGATTTCATCCAATGGGATACGGTATCCATGATGAGTCTTTTAGATGTCTATGTAATTCTTGCTTATTATGAAACAGCGGACAAACATAAAAGCCGCAAAGACAAAATTACGAATCAATCTTTCAATAATGATTTCATATTAGCTAAAATTAAAGAAATTAAAAGTTATCATAGTTCAGCTCTTCATTGGAATATAAACGAGTTGAAAATAAATTTGTATAATTTGATGGATAAGGTAAAACACTCTTATTCGCAAATAGAAACGAACCTGAAAACGAAATTACATTCAACAAAAGGACTAGATGACTTTCAAAAACAGATTAAAAAAGATTTAGATTTCTTCATGGATAATTCTCGAAAAAAATCTATGGAAGCTCAAGCGAGAGAGATTGAAACAAATCAACCAAAAGAATTTTTAAAAACTTTAACTAAAGCTAAAATCACAATTACAAACTATCTAGGTGGGAAATATTTTCTTACCATTGATGAAATTGAATTGGAAGCAAAAATGCTGTATCTAATTGAATCCAAACATAGTAAATCTTCAGTTCTTCCAAGTCTCAGTGATATAAAAGATGGATTGTTAAAATTAATTTTATTGAGTAACTTAAAAGATGTAACCGTTGATGGGAAAAAGATAAAGTGTAAACCAATTTTAAATTTAACTTCTTTAAAACTAAAAGGTTCCATCCAATCCGATTCAAATGAATTGGATAAATTTTTTAAAGCCAATGCTTTCAATGAAAGAAATAAAGAACTGATTAAAAAAATTTTCCAAGAAGCTAATGAGAATAATTTCCTCGTTAGAATAAAGAGGGCTAGATAAATGTTGATAAAAAGCCCTCTTAGATACCCCGGCGGAAAAAGTAGAGCCATTGACCTCATTTCTACCCTCATTCCTGATTTTCAAGAATTCAGAGAGCCCTTCGTTGGAGGAGGTTCTGTATTTATTTATTTGAAACAAAAATATCCTAAAAGAAAGTTTTGGATTAATGATTTATATTTTCAACTGTATACATTCTGGGATATGTGTCAAAAGGATTTAGATTCAGTAGTAAGGCAAATTCATATTTGGCGCAATGAGTTCGAAAATGGTAAAGATTTACATAAATTTTTAAATGAAAATATTGTGAAGTTTAATTCCGTTGAAATTGCAAGTGCCTTTTTTATTTACAATCGAATTACATTTTCTGGAACAAGCGAATCCGGCGGATTTTCAGAACAAGCATTTCGTGGAAGATTTACTGAATCGAGTATTGTAAGATTGCAGAATATGAATCGTATTCTAGATAACTTACGAATTACAAATTTAGATTTTGAAGAAGTTGTAAACGAAAAAGGTAAAGATGTTTTTATATTTTTAGACCCTCCTTATTTTTCAGCTACAAAGTCAGCATTGTATGGAAAAAACGGAAATATGCACAAAAAATTCGACCATGTTAGATTTGCTGAAACGATGCGAAACTGTAAACATAAATGGCTTATTACTTATGACGATTGTGACCATATACGGGAACTTTTTAAATTTGCTAATGTCATGTCTTGGAATTTAACGTATGGAATGCGAAATGTAACGGATTCATCAGATCAGAACGGCAAAGAGTTGTTCATCTCTAATTATTTAGAAGAACTTCCTTCTATGAAACAATTGGATTTGTTTTTAACGAAGCCTGCATTAGTTTAAGAATTTATTTAGTATTGGTAAATGGAGTAAGTATTACACTCGACCTCGTGTCGAGGCTGGTTCTAGAAGTAATGTCAGTTAGACTTTGTAGAAGTTCACGAAAATAAAACGTCAGCCTAACTGCGAGTATCCACTGCGGAGGTGAACTAGGTTCGGATGCTGTTCACCTCCTTGCTCCAAGCCGGCTTAGTTGTATTAGCCAAACTTTGTAGTATTTTTGTTGAACTTACGCAAGTCCAGTGCCTTCATTCCGGTCACAAAACTTGCAAGAGAATAATGCAAGTTTTGCGCCCTACACTCAGTCACGGGACTTGCTAGTAGTTGGTCGGCTTGGAGACATTGAAAAAATGACAAGAAAAATTCTTGGGGAATTTTCTTGTCATTTTTTCAACGTCGGATACTCTTAACGTTAGACGGCATTTCGTTCAAAATATAAAAAGGAAACAATAATGAATATTTTTAATGTATTATCGACAGGAGATTCTAAAATTAAGGAACCATCAATAACTTCCTTTCTTTCATTTATGTTAGACCCCTATTTAGATCACGGTCTTGGTTTTTACTTGATTAATCATATAGAGAAATTACTTACAATTAAATTAACCTCTGAACATGATGATGTAGATATTGAAATAGAGATAGAACCAATACTTAGAAACAAAGCAAATAAAATTAGAAGAGATGCAGATATATTAATTTCGTATGTATCCTATAATTCTGACAATAGTATAAATTTAAAAAGGATTATTTGCATTGAAAATAAGATCAAAGAGACTTCAATCTCGTCAGGACAAATGAACGAATTGTATGAAAACTTAAAGGATACGTTACTGGAAAAATACGATTCTATCGATATTGAAAAATTGGAAATATATATGGTACTTCTTAGTCCAACAAATAATTCAAAAGCAACAATGGAAACTAATAATATCAAGCTGACTTCTGCACAACATAAAAAAATGAATATTAATTGGATGGAAAATGACGGATTAAGAAAGAAATTTACTGAAATTCTAGCTTTAGAGACAATTGGTGAAATACCAACACTTAATAAAGATTTTATTTTTCTTTTAAAAAACTTAATAGAATTTTCCAATAATAATTTTACTAGTAAAAATGAAGAAGATGTAATAGAAGGAAAAAATAAAAAAGAGTTTGTCTATAACTTCAATGATTACATAAATTTACTATCAATAGATAGTTCCATAAAAAAGGATTTAGTAATTCTGCATAATTATTTACTAAGTGAATACAAAGCAG contains:
- a CDS encoding BrnT family toxin; amino-acid sequence: MNLNFSWDKNKNTINKNKHKISFEEAETAFYDERAKLIPDPDHSQNEERFVLLGMSFNLNLLVVIHTFLEKVGVIRIISARKATKKESNKYNKGDE
- a CDS encoding BrnA antitoxin family protein — encoded protein: MRKEYDFTNAKKNPYASKLKKQITIRIDENTIKYFKEVAGNTGISYQNLINLYLYECATNKKKLELRWN
- a CDS encoding DNA adenine methylase, translating into MIKSPLRYPGGKSRAIDLISTLIPDFQEFREPFVGGGSVFIYLKQKYPKRKFWINDLYFQLYTFWDMCQKDLDSVVRQIHIWRNEFENGKDLHKFLNENIVKFNSVEIASAFFIYNRITFSGTSESGGFSEQAFRGRFTESSIVRLQNMNRILDNLRITNLDFEEVVNEKGKDVFIFLDPPYFSATKSALYGKNGNMHKKFDHVRFAETMRNCKHKWLITYDDCDHIRELFKFANVMSWNLTYGMRNVTDSSDQNGKELFISNYLEELPSMKQLDLFLTKPALV